One region of Tachysurus vachellii isolate PV-2020 chromosome 11, HZAU_Pvac_v1, whole genome shotgun sequence genomic DNA includes:
- the LOC132853728 gene encoding uncharacterized protein LOC132853728, with protein sequence MELEPYTYKLTTELPHPHHHIPITTSPSPHPHHHIPITTFSSPHPHLHFPITISPSPLPRHHFPITTSPSPLPRHHFPVTTSPSALPHQHFPISTPPSPYPPHYLPITTSPSPLPHHHFPLTTSPSPHPHHHFPIITSPHYFPSLLPHHHIPICTSPSPYRHHHFPITTSPSPLPHQHFPISTSPSALPPHHLPITTSPSPHPHHHFPLTTSPSPLPYHHFPSLLPAHYFPITTSPHYFPLTTFPSPLPHHHFPITTSPSPLPHHHFPSPLPHHHIPITTSPHHFPSPLPHHHIPITTSLSPHPYHHTPITTPLSPHPYHHFPSPLPHHHFPITTSPHYFPITTSPHLFPIPLPSILYNRADSQILSNSKRNHRQTHFPITTTPSPLPLTTYLSPLPHHYFPITTSPHYLLITTSPSLLPHHHFPSLLTYHHFPITTSPSPLPLTTYLSPLPHHYFPITTSPLPFPLSLPHHHFPITTSPSPLPHHHFPITPSPSLLPHQNFPITTSHHHFPYHFPITTSTSLLPHHHFPHHFPITTSPSLLPHQNFPITTSPSSLPHHHFPITTTPSPLPLTTYLSPLPHHYFPITTSPLPFPLSLPHHHFPITTSPSPLPHHPFPITTSPSPLPHHHFPHHFPITTSPSPLPHHHFPITNSPSPFPHRHFPITTSRYHFT encoded by the exons ATGGAGCTAGAGCCT TATACCTACaaattaaccactgagctaccacatccccatcacCACATCCCCATCACCACATCCCCATCACCACATCCCCATCACCACATCCCCATCACCACTTTCTCATCACCACATCCCCATCTGCACTTCCCCATCACCATATCGCCATCACCACTTCCCCGTCACCACTTCCCCATCACCACTTCCCCGTCACCACTTCCCCGTCACCACTTCCCCGTCACCACTTCCCCATCAGCACTTCCCCATCAGCACTTCCCCATCAGCACTCCCCCCTCACCATATCCCCCTCACTACTTACCCATCACCACATCCCCATCACCACTTCCCCATCACCACTTCCCCCTCACCACTTCCCCCTCACCACATCCCCATCACCACTTCCCCATCATCACTTCCCCTCACTACTTTCCCTCACTACTTCCTCATCACCACATCCCCATCTGCACTTCCCCATCACCATATCGCCATCACCACTTCCCCATCACCACTTCCCCGTCACCACTTCCCCATCAGCACTTCCCCATCAGCACTTCCCCATCAGCACTTCCCCCTCACCACTTACCCATCACCACATCCCCATCACCACATCCCCATCACCACTTCCCCCTCACCACATCCCCATCACCACTTCCTTATCACCACTTCCCCTCACTACTTCCCGCTCACTACTTCCCCATCACCACTTCCCCTCACTACTTCCCCCTCACCACATTCCCATCACCACTTCCCCATCACCACTTCCCCATCACCACTTCCCCATCACCACTTCCCCATCACCACTTCCCATCACCACTTCCCCATCATCACATCCCCATCACCACTTCCCCTCACCACTTCCCCTCACCACTTCCCCATCACCACATCCCTATCACCACATCCCTATCACCACACCCCTATCACCACACCCCTATCACCACACCCCTATCACCACACCCCTATCACCACTTCCCCTCACCACTTCCCCATCACCACTTCCCCATCACCACTTCCCCTCACTACTTCCCTATCACAACTTCCCCTCACTTGTTCCCCATACCACTTCCCTCAATACTTTACAATCGTGC AGACTCACAAATTCTAAGCAACTCTAAGAGGAATCATCGACAAACACACTTCCCCATCACCACTACCCCATCACCACTTCCCCTCACTACTTACTTATCACCACTTCCCCATCACTACTTCCCCATCACCACTTCCCCTCACTACTTACTTATCACCACTTCCCCATCACTACTTCCCCATCACCACTTCCCCTCACTACTTACTTATCACCACTTCCCCATCACTACTTCCCCATCACCACTTCCCCTCACTACTTACTTATCACCACTTCCCCATCACTACTTCCCCATCACCACTTCCCCATTACCATTTCCCTTATCACTTCCCCATCACCACTTCCCCATCACCACTTCCCCATCACCACTTCCCCATCACCACTTCCCCATCACCCCTTCCCCATCACTACTTCCCCATCAGAACTTCCCCATCACCACTTCCCATCACCATTTCCCTTATCACTTCCCCATCACCACTTCCACATCACTACTTCCCCATCACCACTTCCCTCACCACTTCCCCATCACCACTTCCCCATCACTACTTCCCCATCAGAACTTCCCCATCACTACTTCCCCATCATCACTTCCCCATCACCACTTCCCCATCACCACTACCCCATCACCACTTCCCCTCACTACTTACTTATCACCACTTCCCCATCACTACTTCCCCATCACCACTTCCCCATTACCATTTCCCTTATCACTTCCCCATCACCACTTCCCCATCACCACTTCCCCATCACCACTTCCCCATCACCCCTTCCCCATCACTACTTCCCCATCACCACTTCCCCATCACCACTTCCCTCACCACTTCCCCATCACCACTTCCCCATCACCACTTCCCCATCACCACTTCCCCATCACTAATTCCCCATCACCATTTCCCCATCGCCACTTCCCTATCACCACTTCTCGTTACCACTTCACATAG